A window of Chlamydiota bacterium contains these coding sequences:
- a CDS encoding isoprenyl transferase produces MDDQMNIPQHIAIIMDGNGRWAKSKDSPRIEGHRAGIHVVRDIVKACGEWGVKYLTLYSFSIENWRRPGSEVKALMLLLKTFLRRELPELMKNQVRLMAIGRLGQLPEGVQKELKRTIEKTKNNTGLSLVLALSYGGRTEIIDATRRLMEEALRNQISPEKLDEHLFSKYLYTADIPDPDLLIRTSGEMRVSNFLLWQISYSEIWVTDTLWPNFTREELKKAMSDFSGRQRRFGGI; encoded by the coding sequence ATGGACGATCAAATGAATATTCCTCAGCATATTGCCATCATTATGGATGGTAACGGGCGTTGGGCAAAATCAAAAGATAGTCCCCGCATTGAGGGACATCGAGCGGGGATTCATGTCGTTCGAGATATCGTTAAAGCTTGTGGAGAATGGGGAGTCAAGTATTTGACCCTTTATTCTTTTTCGATTGAAAATTGGAGGCGACCGGGGAGTGAGGTTAAGGCTCTGATGCTTCTTCTTAAAACTTTTTTAAGGAGAGAACTTCCGGAATTAATGAAAAATCAAGTTCGTCTGATGGCCATTGGGCGTTTAGGTCAATTGCCTGAGGGAGTCCAAAAAGAACTTAAACGAACAATTGAAAAAACTAAAAATAATACGGGTCTTTCTCTTGTTCTGGCCTTGAGCTATGGAGGGCGAACGGAAATTATTGATGCGACTCGCCGTTTGATGGAAGAGGCTCTTCGTAATCAAATTTCTCCTGAGAAATTGGATGAGCATCTTTTTTCAAAATATTTATACACAGCGGATATTCCGGATCCTGATTTACTGATTCGAACAAGTGGGGAAATGCGTGTTTCTAATTTTCTCTTGTGGCAAATTTCTTATTCAGAAATATGGGTTACAGATACATTATGGCCTAATTTTACGAGGGAAGAATTGAAGAAGGCCATGAGCGATTTTTCAGGACGTCAGCGAAGGTTTGGAGGAATTTAA
- a CDS encoding phosphatidate cytidylyltransferase: MFQKRFFTSILLILSMIWVIFFAPWLFIWGVGMILVILGQKEFYQMIDERGLHPLHFFGIFAGVFFFTAQLMAIQYPFLEKSFDLTNLIFFLVLFATMIIALTRFGKVAFVPSVATTLMGILYIPWLLSFLIKIRYFEGVRGDVFLTFTLLVTKSTDIFAYLIGSLFGKRKLVPILSPKKTVEGALGGMFGSLLAGQLFFTFSGASLQPLKRWDVFSLAILFGSFSQIGDMIESALKRDAGRKDSGRILPGMGGILDLIDSLLVTGPIMYFWLVLRF, encoded by the coding sequence ATGTTTCAAAAGCGATTTTTTACATCGATTCTTTTGATTTTGAGCATGATTTGGGTGATCTTTTTTGCTCCGTGGCTTTTCATTTGGGGAGTAGGAATGATTCTTGTCATTCTGGGGCAGAAAGAGTTTTATCAAATGATTGACGAGAGGGGCCTTCACCCGCTTCATTTCTTTGGGATTTTTGCGGGGGTGTTTTTTTTTACGGCTCAATTGATGGCGATTCAGTATCCGTTTCTAGAAAAAAGTTTTGATCTGACGAATCTTATATTTTTTTTAGTGCTTTTTGCAACCATGATTATTGCTCTCACTCGTTTTGGAAAGGTGGCTTTTGTTCCTTCGGTTGCAACCACATTAATGGGAATTTTATATATACCCTGGCTTTTAAGTTTTTTAATTAAAATTCGTTATTTTGAGGGGGTCAGAGGGGATGTTTTTCTCACTTTTACATTGCTCGTGACAAAATCGACAGATATTTTTGCTTATCTCATAGGTTCTTTATTTGGAAAAAGGAAACTGGTTCCCATTTTAAGCCCTAAAAAAACGGTTGAGGGGGCTTTGGGAGGAATGTTTGGATCTTTATTGGCTGGTCAGCTCTTTTTTACGTTTTCAGGTGCTTCCTTACAACCTTTAAAGAGATGGGATGTATTTTCCCTAGCCATTTTATTTGGTTCTTTTTCTCAAATTGGGGATATGATAGAGTCCGCTTTAAAACGCGATGCGGGGAGAAAGGATTCAGGAAGGATTTTACCAGGGATGGGAGGGATTTTAGATCTAATCGATAGTTTGCTTGTGACGGGACCCATCATGTATTTTTGGTTAGTGCTGCGATTTTAG
- a CDS encoding 1-deoxy-D-xylulose-5-phosphate reductoisomerase gives MKGVSILGSTGSIGKNTLEVIRHFPNHFKVVGLSARSNIDLLAEQIRVFKPQVVALDDPQKAKHLKEHLAGISMDHGRSKPEVLDGLDGMKKVASHPETHVVISSMVGAAGLIPTLEAVHAKKRILLANKEILVMAGEPFMKEARKQGCDVIPVDSEHSAIFQCLEGKPPQEIAKIILTASGGPFLYKNKKDLEKVTVEEALQHPNWKMGPKITIDSATMMNKGLELIEAFWLFGVTEHQLKILVHPQSIVHSMVEFVDGSVLAQLGVPDMKLPIQYALSYPARLNGPSPRLDLAKVGTLTFMEVEPEKFPAIQLARTALSKGGTLPAVLNGANEIAVSRFLEGGIPFLQITQLVEDVLEAHHNHLHPNLMNILEADRWAREEALKWKR, from the coding sequence ATTAAGGGTGTATCAATTCTAGGTTCTACAGGTTCGATTGGGAAAAATACGCTTGAGGTGATTCGGCATTTTCCAAATCACTTTAAAGTGGTGGGTCTTTCTGCCCGGTCGAATATCGATTTATTAGCAGAACAAATTCGTGTGTTTAAGCCTCAAGTCGTCGCTCTGGATGATCCTCAGAAAGCCAAACACTTAAAAGAACATCTGGCGGGTATTTCGATGGATCATGGCCGATCTAAGCCAGAAGTTTTAGATGGATTGGATGGAATGAAGAAAGTAGCCTCACATCCTGAAACTCATGTGGTCATTTCCTCAATGGTCGGGGCGGCAGGGTTAATTCCTACTTTAGAGGCTGTTCATGCGAAGAAGAGAATTCTCTTAGCAAATAAAGAAATTTTGGTGATGGCTGGAGAGCCTTTTATGAAAGAGGCTCGAAAACAGGGATGTGATGTCATTCCAGTCGATAGTGAGCACAGCGCTATTTTTCAGTGTTTGGAAGGGAAGCCTCCTCAAGAAATTGCCAAAATTATTTTGACCGCTTCTGGCGGGCCCTTTCTCTATAAGAATAAAAAAGATTTAGAGAAGGTCACGGTTGAAGAAGCCCTCCAGCATCCCAACTGGAAAATGGGGCCTAAAATTACCATTGATTCGGCAACGATGATGAATAAAGGTTTAGAACTTATTGAGGCCTTTTGGCTTTTTGGTGTGACGGAACATCAATTAAAAATTTTGGTCCATCCTCAGAGCATTGTTCATTCGATGGTCGAGTTTGTCGATGGTTCCGTATTGGCTCAGTTGGGGGTTCCTGATATGAAACTTCCCATTCAATATGCGCTCAGTTATCCGGCGAGGTTGAATGGACCTTCTCCGCGTCTTGATTTGGCTAAAGTAGGAACACTGACTTTTATGGAGGTAGAACCTGAAAAATTTCCGGCGATTCAATTGGCCCGAACGGCTTTGTCAAAGGGCGGAACACTTCCGGCCGTTTTAAATGGGGCCAATGAAATAGCCGTGTCGCGGTTTTTAGAAGGGGGAATTCCTTTTTTACAAATTACACAATTGGTCGAGGATGTTTTGGAAGCTCATCATAATCATTTGCATCCTAACCTCATGAACATTCTAGAGGCAGATCGGTGGGCACGAGAGGAGGCCTTAAAATGGAAGCGATAA
- the rseP gene encoding RIP metalloprotease RseP: protein MEAIIAKFFFYIVVPAFGLGIVVFVHELGHFLVGKWSGIQVLKFSIGFGPKIFSWKRGSTEYCLSWLFFGGYVKFLGDELQEENARKLEGGYYSVSPFKRMLTCVAGPGMNLVFAFLVYCAIFVMGRPIPVDEKSTVIGNVLENSPAAKAGIKLGDQIKEVDHQPISSWKKLTGMIALSSHEQIHLTISRKNNTLDVVVKPKMDAKKGVRLIGISKMESIKIDQLEKGGPAERAGLQSGDLILGVSGESVYQWESFIEKVQASHGKEISIEVDRGGEKKTLTIQPRWDNDSKRFLIGFSRGMDFVYEYINPFLAMKEDILNIFQTLHALFARTVSPKGLAGPVGIFMMIGAFAQVGFVYFLGFMALISVNLGVFNVLPIPVLDGGHILFNMIELIFGKPLPQKVLIWIQNAFVAVLISFILYVTYQDLMRWR, encoded by the coding sequence ATGGAAGCGATAATCGCAAAATTTTTCTTTTACATCGTGGTCCCTGCTTTTGGATTGGGGATTGTTGTTTTCGTTCACGAGCTGGGCCATTTCCTTGTTGGAAAATGGTCTGGCATTCAGGTCTTAAAATTTTCAATTGGATTTGGCCCTAAAATTTTTTCCTGGAAGAGGGGTTCGACTGAATATTGCCTCTCTTGGCTTTTTTTTGGAGGTTATGTGAAATTTTTAGGGGACGAACTTCAGGAAGAAAATGCTCGAAAACTTGAGGGGGGATATTATTCCGTTTCTCCTTTTAAGAGAATGCTCACCTGTGTAGCAGGGCCAGGCATGAATCTTGTTTTTGCCTTTTTGGTTTATTGCGCTATTTTTGTCATGGGACGTCCCATTCCGGTCGATGAAAAATCAACCGTCATTGGAAATGTTCTTGAGAACTCCCCAGCGGCGAAAGCTGGAATAAAATTAGGCGATCAAATTAAAGAAGTAGATCATCAACCCATCTCCAGTTGGAAAAAATTAACAGGAATGATTGCCCTTTCCTCTCATGAACAAATTCATTTAACTATTTCGAGAAAGAATAACACTTTAGATGTGGTCGTGAAGCCAAAAATGGACGCGAAAAAAGGGGTTCGTCTCATCGGAATTTCAAAAATGGAAAGCATTAAAATCGACCAACTAGAAAAAGGAGGACCCGCTGAAAGGGCAGGACTTCAAAGCGGCGATTTAATTCTAGGCGTTTCTGGGGAATCTGTTTACCAATGGGAGTCATTTATTGAAAAAGTTCAAGCGAGCCATGGAAAGGAAATTTCAATCGAAGTGGACCGTGGAGGCGAGAAAAAGACATTGACGATTCAGCCTCGTTGGGATAACGATTCAAAGCGATTCCTGATCGGTTTCTCGCGAGGGATGGATTTTGTTTATGAATATATTAATCCTTTTCTTGCCATGAAAGAGGATATCCTCAATATTTTTCAAACTTTGCATGCCCTTTTTGCAAGAACAGTTTCGCCCAAAGGATTGGCAGGACCCGTGGGCATTTTTATGATGATCGGGGCTTTTGCCCAAGTCGGATTTGTTTATTTTTTAGGGTTTATGGCCTTGATCAGTGTTAATTTAGGGGTCTTTAATGTTCTTCCCATTCCGGTGCTTGATGGGGGACATATTCTTTTTAATATGATTGAGCTCATTTTTGGAAAGCCTTTACCCCAAAAAGTATTGATCTGGATTCAAAATGCCTTTGTGGCTGTTTTGATCAGTTTTATTTTGTATGTGACGTATCAGGATTTGATGAGATGGAGGTAA
- a CDS encoding proline--tRNA ligase has protein sequence MRWTRNFIPTLRESPQEAEIRSHRLMIRAGLIQKLAGGLYTFLPLGLRSLRKVEKIVREVMNNHGAIEVLLPILQPKEIWTQSGRWNVMRDLMLVAKDRQDRSFVLGPTHEEIITDLVSKRIKSYRDLPKNFYQIQTKFRDEIRPRFGLMRSREFLMKDGYSFDATDETAQKSYWNMVEAYQEIFKRCGFNFIMVEADTGVMGGSLSHEFMVLADTGEDELFVCKGCGYAANRELALRHCVPSFSSASSKYEEVQTPHMKSVEGVSRFLKVSPQQLIKTLIYEMDRKPHAILIRGDVEVNEGKLRRLFKGASVELASEEKVSQVTASPVGFAGPLGLKGIPLVADLSVKGLRDAVTGANKADTHFIHVDLERDCSIDAFQDLGFPKNGDLCGKCKAPFQVLRGIEVGHVFKLGTKYSAILGANYLNEQGTQLPCVMGCYGIGVSRCLAAFVEQNSTENGILWNQALAPFEVLISPLLMEVGEIVEAAEKLYNDLKLKGMDVLLDDRKERPGVKFKDADLIGFPIQVALGQKFLETRSLEVHIRPRQKVEHIPMDSIVSYLEGMIRSL, from the coding sequence ATGCGCTGGACTCGAAACTTCATTCCAACTTTAAGGGAGTCTCCTCAAGAGGCTGAGATTCGCAGTCATCGATTGATGATTCGTGCGGGCCTTATCCAAAAACTTGCAGGGGGGCTCTATACCTTTTTACCCTTGGGTTTGCGCTCCCTTCGTAAAGTGGAAAAAATTGTCCGTGAGGTGATGAACAATCATGGGGCGATTGAAGTTCTGCTTCCCATTCTTCAACCCAAGGAAATCTGGACCCAGAGTGGACGTTGGAATGTGATGCGGGATCTGATGCTGGTTGCCAAAGATCGGCAGGATCGTTCATTTGTTCTGGGCCCCACACATGAAGAAATTATTACCGATCTTGTTTCTAAGCGGATTAAATCCTATCGAGATCTTCCAAAGAATTTTTACCAAATTCAAACAAAGTTTCGGGACGAGATTCGGCCACGCTTTGGTTTAATGAGGTCTCGAGAATTCCTCATGAAGGATGGATATAGTTTTGATGCAACAGATGAGACCGCCCAAAAGAGTTATTGGAATATGGTTGAGGCTTATCAGGAAATTTTCAAGCGATGTGGGTTTAATTTTATTATGGTTGAAGCGGATACGGGGGTGATGGGCGGGTCCTTGAGCCATGAATTTATGGTGCTTGCCGATACAGGTGAGGATGAGCTTTTTGTTTGTAAAGGTTGTGGGTATGCAGCGAACCGGGAGTTGGCCCTGCGTCATTGCGTTCCATCTTTTTCAAGTGCTTCTTCAAAATACGAAGAGGTCCAGACTCCTCACATGAAAAGTGTGGAAGGGGTGAGCCGTTTTTTAAAAGTTTCCCCTCAGCAATTAATTAAAACCCTCATTTACGAGATGGATAGAAAACCTCATGCCATTTTAATTCGAGGGGATGTTGAGGTGAATGAAGGGAAATTGAGGCGGCTCTTTAAAGGGGCTTCCGTTGAATTAGCCTCTGAAGAAAAAGTCTCTCAAGTGACAGCTTCTCCCGTTGGATTTGCAGGCCCTCTCGGGTTGAAAGGAATTCCGCTGGTAGCCGATTTAAGCGTGAAAGGGCTTCGAGATGCTGTGACAGGAGCCAATAAAGCGGACACACATTTTATCCATGTGGATTTGGAAAGAGATTGCTCGATCGATGCTTTTCAGGATTTAGGTTTTCCGAAAAATGGAGATCTCTGTGGAAAATGCAAGGCTCCTTTTCAGGTTTTAAGAGGGATTGAGGTGGGTCATGTCTTTAAACTGGGAACAAAATACAGCGCCATTCTTGGCGCAAATTATTTGAATGAACAGGGAACTCAGCTTCCTTGCGTCATGGGTTGTTACGGGATTGGGGTTTCAAGATGTCTGGCCGCTTTTGTAGAACAGAATTCGACCGAGAATGGGATTTTATGGAATCAGGCCTTGGCCCCTTTTGAAGTCTTAATTTCTCCTCTTTTGATGGAGGTCGGAGAAATTGTAGAGGCAGCAGAAAAATTATATAACGACTTAAAATTAAAAGGGATGGATGTTCTTTTGGATGACCGCAAAGAACGACCGGGGGTTAAGTTTAAGGATGCAGATTTGATTGGTTTTCCCATTCAAGTGGCCCTGGGGCAAAAATTTCTTGAGACCCGTTCTCTCGAGGTTCATATCCGCCCCAGGCAAAAGGTTGAACACATTCCGATGGATTCAATCGTTTCTTACCTTGAGGGAATGATTCGAAGTCTGTAA
- a CDS encoding CopG family transcriptional regulator has translation MRQTITISIPKNIKKALDHLVSEEGVSRSDVVRDSLRDYLFVHQFRSLRSKMMTQAREKGIYTDEDVFNKVS, from the coding sequence ATGAGACAGACCATTACGATTAGCATTCCTAAAAATATCAAGAAGGCCTTAGATCACTTGGTTTCGGAAGAAGGGGTTTCAAGAAGCGATGTGGTGCGGGATTCTTTGCGAGACTACCTTTTCGTTCATCAGTTTCGATCTCTTCGATCTAAGATGATGACCCAGGCTCGTGAGAAAGGGATTTATACGGACGAAGATGTTTTTAATAAAGTTTCATAA
- a CDS encoding putative toxin-antitoxin system toxin component, PIN family: protein MRIVFDTHVLIAAFISKGACSELFEHCARRHRLVSSDFILGEFSRNLVKKFGISSLQASKAIRLLESRIEKVIPLSLETSACRDSSDIHVIGTALAGQCHCLVTGDKDLLVLKKFRHVDIISPSGFWKYESGV from the coding sequence TTGAGAATTGTTTTTGATACCCATGTTCTTATCGCAGCTTTTATTTCTAAAGGGGCTTGCTCTGAGCTTTTTGAACACTGTGCTCGTCGCCATCGTTTAGTGAGTTCAGATTTTATTTTAGGAGAATTCAGTCGAAATCTTGTCAAAAAATTTGGGATTTCCTCATTACAGGCTTCTAAGGCGATAAGACTTTTAGAAAGTCGAATAGAGAAGGTCATTCCTTTATCTCTGGAAACAAGTGCATGCCGAGACTCATCGGATATTCACGTGATCGGCACAGCTCTGGCAGGTCAATGTCATTGCCTTGTTACAGGGGATAAAGATTTGCTTGTTTTGAAAAAGTTTCGCCATGTAGATATCATAAGTCCCTCAGGTTTTTGGAAGTATGAAAGTGGGGTATAA
- a CDS encoding DUF378 domain-containing protein produces MKGRCPLCKIFGLLCMIGAVNWGLIGAFNFNLVAKLLGDMTLISRAAYILVGISGLLGLIGFVKECPACCKKTGDSGK; encoded by the coding sequence ATGAAAGGCCGTTGTCCGCTGTGTAAGATTTTTGGGCTTCTTTGTATGATTGGGGCTGTAAATTGGGGATTAATTGGTGCTTTTAATTTCAATTTGGTGGCAAAGTTGTTGGGAGATATGACGCTGATCAGCCGTGCAGCGTATATCCTGGTGGGGATTTCAGGGTTATTGGGCTTGATTGGTTTTGTTAAAGAATGCCCTGCTTGTTGTAAAAAAACGGGTGATTCTGGAAAATAG